The Seriola aureovittata isolate HTS-2021-v1 ecotype China chromosome 3, ASM2101889v1, whole genome shotgun sequence genome includes a region encoding these proteins:
- the lgsn gene encoding lengsin, translating to MNDSEDFKEAENRSKDQIDGTGMSLGHRKGVRVTGKYVTPVDWSSRGAGPSIVHSPTSTPTVISIGPLPHRPPERVDVPRMDEPSVGEDWPEEAQTQVSYGEMGVPRQTLEELKTLLRDSPLLSVRGRDDGKPGSPYTYLHGSSSRSGRDGGGKPDGRQDDGNPQRAFSTFKPNSDASRRGPRSRESTSIQQPSSMDSSSSFRSDANTNRQPGVSAHSYASGGSWEGTGASHTDNGNDTVEFSGNQRFIAAMEQIKQQIARENINFVRFEATDLHGVSRSKTVPVRFFHEKAVYGVPMPRSYLELTLSPKSNEVDNANTANFSSDVLLIPDLATFRVLPWAEQTARVICDPCTVTGSPLRTSPRLIAKQLLGQLQSLGFSLHASFTYECCVLGAPDRIGPKTLLFPATTLLSNHDLPFFQQLVDSMYCMGADIDSIASASGPGQMEINLRPEFGIAAADSAFTFRTGIKEMARKHSYIASFFTDDGLYNAGVLSHSLWDANGRRSLFHSGEKQGELSEIGRKWLAGLLNHSAALSCLMSPGLGCRSHIAKSIKDPKRMLYATCGSNDNSSSFNIKCHGGRETHIDNKLGSAMANPYVVLAATVAAGLDGIRRNLNFESGLNKAPSQQKEFSIPVKLDDALEALGDDHVIRSTLGEPFVQYFIAMKKFEIETQELDDERNKCLEYFI from the exons atgaatgacTCTGAAGATTTCAAG gaGGCAGAGAATAGAAGCAAAGACCAAATAGATGGCACAGGGATGAGCCTGGGACACAGGAAGGGAGTGAGGGTGACTGGGAAATATGTGACTCCTGTGgactggagcagcagaggagcgGGTCCATCCATCGTCCACTCTCCCACCAGCACCCCCACTGTGATCTCCATTGGCCCTCTGCCGCACAGGCCCCCAGAGCGCGTAGATGTTCCCAGGATGGATGAACCTTCTGTCGGGGAGGACTGGCCCGAGGAGGCTCAAACACAGGTGTCCTACGGTGAGATGGGTGTCCCCAGGCAGAccctggaggagctgaagaccCTCCTGAGGGACAGTCCTCTGCTCAGCGTCCGGGGAAGAGACGACGGGAAGCCAGGGAGTCCTTATACGTACCTCCacgggagcagcagcaggagcggTAGAGATGGTGGTGGAAAGCCCGACGGACGGCAGGACGATGGAAACCCCCAAAGGGCGTTCAGCACCTTCAAACCCAACTCTGATGCTTCCAGAAGGGGGCCCAGGTCCAGAGAGAGCACATCTATTCAGCAGCCTAGCAGCATGGATTCATCCAGCTCATTCAGGTCTGATGCCAACACAAATAGACAGCCGGGAGTCAGTGCACACTCATATGCAAGCGGTGGCTCCTGGGAAGGGACGGGAGCTTCTCATACAG ATAACGGGAACGATACGGTCGAGTTCTCCGGCAATCAGAGGTTCATAGCAGCCATGGAGCAGATCAAGCAGCAAATCGCCCGAGAAAACATCAACTTTGTCCGCTTCGAGGCCACCGATCTCCACGGGGTGTCCAGGTCCAAGACAGTGCCTGTTCGCTTCTTCCAT GAGAAAGCCGTATACGGGGTTCCAATGCCGAGAAGTTACTTGGAGCTAACGCTGAGTCCTAAGAGTAACGAAGTGGATAACGCGAACACTGCCAACTTCAGCAGTGATGTCCTTTTGATCCCCGACCTTGCAACCTTCAGGGTCCTACCCTGGGCTGAGCAGACAGCCCGGGTCATCTGTGACCCCTGCACAGTCACAGGAAGCCCCCTTCGCACTTCGCCACGCCTCATTGCCAAGCAGCTCCTTGGCCAGCTCCAAAGCCTGGGATTCTCCCTGCACGCCTCCTTCACCTACGAATGCTGCGTCCTGGGAGCGCCAGACCGGATCGGACCAAAAACGCTCCTGTTCCCTGCCACCACCCTGCTGAGCAACCATGACCTGCCTTTCTTCCAGCAGCTGGTTGACAGCATGTACTGCATGGGCGCAGACATAGACAGCATCGCTTCTGCCAGCGGGCCCGGCCAGATGGAGATCAACCTGAGGCCAGAGTTCGGGATTGCGGCTGCAGATAGCGCCTTCACCTTCCGCACCGGCATCAAAGAAATGGCTCGTAAACACAGCTACATCGCCAGCTTCTTCACCGACGATGGCTTGTACAACGCTGGGGTTCTCTCTCACAGCCTGTGGGATGCTAATGGGCGACGTAGCCTCTTCCACAGTGGGGAGAAGCAAGGCGAGCTGTCTGAGATTGGCAGGAAATGGCTGGCCGGGCTCCTCAACCACTCTGCTGCACTGAGCTGCCTGATGTCGCCAGGCCTCGGCTGCCGGAGCCACATCGCCAAGTCGATCAAAGACCCCAAACGGATGCTGTACGCCACCTGTGGCAGCAACGATAACAGCAGCTCCTTCAACATCAAATGTCACGGTGGGCGGGAGACGCACATTGACAACAAGCTGGGCTCAGCCATGGCCAACCCTTACGTCGTGCTGGCCGCTACAGTGGCCGCAGGTCTGGACGGCATCAGACGGAACCTGAACTTTGAGAGCGGCCTGAACAAAGCCCCCAGTCAGCAAAAGGAATTTTCCATCCCCGTGAAGCTCGACGACGCTCTGGAGGCGCTGGGGGACGATCATGTCATCCGCAGCACCCTCGGGGAGCCGTTCGTTCAGTATTTCATCGccatgaaaaagtttgagattGAGACCCAAGAGCTGGATGATGAGAGGAACAAGTGCCTGGAGTATTTTATCTAG
- the ptp4a1 gene encoding protein tyrosine phosphatase type IVA 1: MARMNRPAPVEITYKNMRFLITHNPTNATLNKFIEELKKYGVTTVVRVCEATYDATLVVKEGIQVLDWPFDDGAPPSNQIVDDWLNLLKLKFREEPGCCIAVHCVAGLGRAPVLVALALIECGMKYEDAVQFIRQKRRGAFNSKQLFYLEKYRPKMRLRFKDSNGHRNNCCIQ, translated from the exons ATGGCTCGTATGAACAGACCGGCCCCTGTGGAGATCACCTACAAGAACATGAGGTTCCTCATCACCCACAATCCCACCAACGCCACCCTAAACAAGTTCATTGAG gaGCTGAAGAAATATGGAGTCACCACCGTAGTGAGAGTTTGTGAGGCCACCTATGACGCCACCCTGGTGGTGAAAGAGGGGATCCAGGTTCTG gATTGGCCGTTTGATGATGGAGCTCCTCCCTCCAACCAGATCGTGGATGATTGGCTGAACCTGCTGAAGCTGAAGTTCAGGGAGGAGCCCGGCTGCTGCATAGCTGTCCACTGTGTGGCAGGACTGGGGAG AGCTCCTGTTCTGGTTGCGCTCGCCTTGATAGAGTGTGGGATGAAATATGAAGATGCTGTCCAGTTCATTCGACA GAAGCGTCGAGGAGCATTCAACAGCAAGCAGCTGTTCTACCTGGAGAAATATCGTCCAAAGATGCGCCTGCGCTTCAAAGATTCCAACGGCCATCGCAATAACTGCTGCATCCAGTAG
- the col9a1a gene encoding collagen, type IX, alpha 1a, translated as MALSGICRDSLLVLLLQIVLICSAQRGPVGPRGPTGPPGTAGVPGVDGIDGDRGEDSTVNGGPGLDGDNGKDGVPGAPGLPGADGPVGPPGDPGSVGLMGSKGDPGARGPTGEPGVGPDGLDGIPGTDGLPGELGKVGAPGARGKRGQVGSPGPAGPRGPPAVYQGEDLCPNACPSGLTGYSGLPGMKGHKGVKGESGEPGRQGHKGEEGEQGGSGEVGAQGLPGPGGSRGLPGIMGSKGDRGARGKPGDVGPRGIQGGPGDPGQRGAIGEAGPQGVMGERGPSGIRGVPGPKGEPGLPGPDGREGIPGLPGSKGIPGKSGAPGDAGLQGLPGLPGTYGQKGQSGLKGVTGDPGVVGLMGSSGKQGERGEQGEVGPVGPRGGPGERGERGPGGPLGSPGARGSKGDPGLPGLPGPAGYLGQKGDRGAVGLDGSKGEQGPPGDEGTPGDRGELGDQGEAGEKGSTGPPGETGNKGPEGGRGQQGKEGKVGQPGPRGMQGDMGVPGLPGAQGPAGKSPTDTHIKQVCMRVMQEQLAQLAASLSRPESGIAGLPGPPGPPGPPGPSGENGFPGHTGSRGLPGLKGPPGLIGRKGLKGDQGDRGDRGPTARGPKGEPGAPGLPGNSGRPAYGKDGREGQRGPRGVPGIPGVPGPPGTAGLNGYCESSQCVLPMVASPVSAKDSSMKGPSEM; from the exons ATGGCTCTCTCCGGGATCTGTCGGGACTCTTTGCTGGTGCTTTTACTGCAAATCGTGCTGATTTGCTCTGCTCAG AGGGGCCCAGTCGGTCCCAGAGGCCCCACGGGGCCACCAGGAACCGCCGGCGTGCCCGGAGTGGATGGCATTGAT GGCGACAGAGGAGAAGACTCCACAGTGAACGGCGGACCA GGTCTTGATGGCGATAACGGCAAAGACGGAGTCCCTGGAGCTCCGGGCCTTCCAGGCGCAGAT GGGCCTGTCGGACCTCCTGGGGATCCAGGCTCGGTGGGTCTAATGGGGTCAAAG gGGGATCCTGGGGCACGTGGACCAACTGGAGAGCCT GGTGTGGGACCTGATGGGCTTGAT gGTATTCCTGGAACAGACGGGCTGCCAGGTGAACTGGGCAAAGTCGGAGCCCCT GGAGCGAGAGGCAAAAGGGGTCAAGTTGGTTCTCCTGGTCCTGCTGGGCCTCGG GGACCTCCTGCTGTGTATCAAGGCGAGGACCTG tgtccCAACGCCTGCCCCTCTGGTCTGACTGGATATTCTGGTCTCCCCGGCATGAAA GGCCACAAAGGGGTAAAGGGTGAATCAGGTGAGCCTGGAAGACAAGGACACAAG GGAGAGGAGGGCGAACAAGGAGGGTCGGGAGAAGTCGGAGCTCAAGGACTACCA GGCCCAGGTGGATCAAGAGGCCTCCCAGGAATAATGGGCTCCAAGGGGGACAGG GGAGCTCGAGGAAAGCCTGGTGATGTGGGCCCTCGGGGAATCCAAGGAGGCCCA ggtgaTCCAGGCCAAAGAGGAGCCATAGGTGAGGCCGGGCCACAGGGAGTGATG gGGGAGCGAGGCCCATCAGGAATCAGAGGAGTCCCAGGACCAAAAGGAGAGCCT GGTCTACCTGGCCCAGATGGTCGTGAGGGAATACCTGGGCTGCCAGGATCCAAG GGTATTCCAGGGAAAAGTGGCGCTCCAGGTGATGCTGGCCTTCAGGGACTTCCT GGTTTACCAGGCACTTACGGCCAAAAGGGACAAAGCGGTTTGAAG GGTGTCACAGGTGATCCAGGAGTTGTAGGACTGATGGGGTCTTCGGGGAAACAA GGGGAGCGTGGCGAGCAGGGAGAGGTGGGACCTGTTGGACCCAGAGGAGGACCA GGTGAACGAGGAGAACGAGGACCTGGCGGGCCTCTGGGATCACCAGGAGCCAGG gGAAGCAAAGGTGATCCGGGCCTTCCAGGACTTCCTGGCCCTGCTGGTTATCTTGGCCAGAAAGGAGACAGG gGTGCAGTCGGTCTTGATGGGTCTAAGGGAGAGCAG ggACCCCCAGGTGATGAAGGAACACCAGGAGATAGAGGAGAACTG GGTGACCAAGGAGAAGCAGGAGAGAAAGGATCG ACAGGCCCAccaggagagacaggaaacaaaggaCCTGAGGGTGGCAGGGGACAGCAAGGGAAAGAGGGCAAGGTGGGCCAACCGGGACCACGCGGCATGCAGGGCGACATGGGGGTACCAGGCCTCCCAGGAGCACAGGGACCAGCG GGAAAATCACCCACAGATACGCACATCAAACAAGTCTGCATGAGGGTAATGCAAG agcagctggCCCAGCTAGCAGCCAGCCTGAGCAGGCCTGAGTCAGGTATCGCTGGGCTGCCCGGTCCCCCCGGCCCACCTGGACCTCCGGGCCCCTCCGGGGAGAACGGTTTCCCCGGACACACCGGATCACGAGGACTACCCGGTCTGAAGGGTCCGCCTGGGTTAATAGGTCGCAAAGGACTCAAAG GCGACCAGGGTGACAGAGGCGACAGAGGACCCACAGCGAGAGGACCCAAAGGAGAACCAGGTGCCCCCGGTCTCCCAG GTAACTCGGGCCGACCGGCTTACGGCAAAGACGGCCGTGAAGGACAGCGGGGACCTCGCGGTGTTCCCGGTATTCCCGGCGTTCCCGGGCCTCCTGGTACCGCCGGTCTGAACGGTTACTGTGAGTCGTCGCAGTGCGTCCTACCGATGGTGGCGTCACCGGTTTCAGCGAAGGACTCCAGCATGAAGGGCCCCAGTGAGATGTGA
- the LOC130165857 gene encoding B-cell receptor CD22-like encodes MKEETFSLRVSVNDDNSYSCALKGHEDHRSPPVYAPKLLSVSVSPSGEIVEGSSVNLTCSCDANPAANYTWYKENDHKLHSQQPQLFFFSSIQPSESGEYYCTAENEMGRRTSAHVFIDVKYAPKLLSVSVSPSGEIVEGSSVTLTCSSDANPAANYTWYKENEDSPKASGQIFTITDLRPEHSGNYYCEAQNTRGRRNSTLNLTVVGGAWKLRTVAIFSAIVLAVILVCVFLWIIKKRVFEQGSEPEARPDDRQQVEPAEQQGNLHYASVHFSKDDPVYSNITPAQPRGQKEEKKEEEETVEYTTVSFKGASTAQRARGQEAPEDPAALYSTVNKPRKKH; translated from the exons ATGAAGGAGGAAACATTTTCCCTTAGAGTCTCTGTTAATGATGACAACAGCTATTCCTGTGCTCTTAAAGGACATGAGGATCACCGCTCCCCTCCAGTGT ATGCTCcaaagcttctctctgtgtcagtgagtcCCTCTGGTGAGATAGTGGAGGGCAGTTCAGTGAATCTGACCTGTAGCTGTGATGCTAACCCAGCAGCTAATTACACCTGGTACAAGGAGAATGACCATAAACTTCACAGTCAACAACcacagctcttcttcttcagctccatCCAGCCCTCTGAGTCTGGAGAGTATTACTGTACAGCTGAGAATGAGATGGGGAGGAGGACATCAGCACACGTCTTTATTGATGTAAAAT ATGCTCcaaagcttctctctgtgtcagtgagtcCCTCTGGTGAGATAGTGGAGGGCAGTTCAGTGACTCTGACCTGTAGCAGTGATGCTAACCCAGCAGCTAATTACACCTGGTACAAGGAGAATGAAGACTCACCAAAAGCTTCAGGACAGATCTTCACCATCACTGacctcagacctgaacacagtgGGAATTATTACTGTGAAGCCCAGAACACAAGAGGACGTCGTAACTCCACCTTAAATCTGACTGTTGTGGGGG gAGCATGGAAGTTAAGAACTGTTGCTATATTCTCTGCCATTGTCCTGGCTGTCATACTCGTCTGTGTCTTCCTCTGGATCAT AAAAAAGAGGGTCTTCGAGCAGGGGTCTGAGCCTGAAGCGAGACCAGACGACAGGCAGCAG GTGGaaccagcagagcagcagggtAACCTTCACTATGCCAGCGTCCACTTTTCCAAAGACGACCCTGTCTACTCCAACATCACACCGGCTCAGCCCAGAGgacagaaggaggaaaagaaggaagaagaagaaacggtGGAGTACACTACTGTCTCATTTAAAGGCGCCAGCACGGCCCAGAG AGCCAGAGGTCAGGAAGCTCCAGAGGACCCAGCTGCGTTGTACAGCACAGTCAACAAACCCCgcaaaaaacattaa